The following are from one region of the Ignavibacteriota bacterium genome:
- a CDS encoding T9SS type A sorting domain-containing protein, whose product MNLNGVAGSPITIEYSAVVSPSISGDADNIYIVYGIGSQMRVRRSTNGGSNWSLIYTLNLVTSTSWMESIVSNQNLHITYLESGIVKYRYRNYQSGNFTGEMVVSTGETGTYPKITARYTGVNEDYVYFMWQKSGTNTNNWRKYRVTQNDWTSVLSGYTVSEPNLVSSNLAGIRVTSTTLVIYYSFYENGTYSHRLGWAWKRLSDNAFLGYLPNPYSNFNQLVYSTTTFDNNSHSAFYYKQIAGGEGGGQIEDFAIWRSKSISGYPDDIIYNYGLNPPSVDPMHVNVSSAGNEVHVIWKDSLGSNNGNNLRYRWENLNPIAPQNLTMSSHNNHPKLVWQKNPEQDIDYYRIYRRIGSLPFTLHTTVSASLPTEYIDNEETVCNPPPGAQCQSGTVAKYYITAVDLTAKVSPASNEVEAIVQGEDPYKISVNNPTEVVDNYELSQNYPNPFNPTTTISYSIKTSGEVSLKVYDMLGTEVASLVNENQEAGNYSVTFNASNLPSGIYVYALTSGNFVDTKKLILLK is encoded by the coding sequence ATGAATCTGAACGGAGTTGCAGGTTCGCCAATAACTATAGAATACTCCGCAGTAGTTTCTCCGAGTATTTCCGGTGATGCAGACAATATTTATATTGTTTATGGAATCGGAAGCCAAATGAGAGTAAGACGTAGTACTAATGGTGGTTCAAACTGGAGTTTAATATACACACTCAATCTTGTGACAAGTACATCTTGGATGGAATCTATAGTTTCCAATCAAAACTTGCACATAACTTACCTTGAGTCAGGAATAGTAAAATATAGATACCGTAATTATCAGAGTGGGAATTTCACAGGTGAAATGGTAGTTTCCACAGGAGAAACCGGCACATATCCAAAAATAACTGCCCGTTACACTGGAGTGAACGAAGATTATGTCTATTTTATGTGGCAAAAGAGCGGCACAAATACTAATAACTGGAGAAAATATAGAGTTACACAAAATGACTGGACTTCTGTATTATCAGGTTATACTGTATCAGAACCTAATCTTGTTTCATCAAACCTTGCTGGTATTCGTGTTACAAGCACAACACTTGTAATTTACTATTCATTCTATGAGAATGGAACTTACAGTCATCGGCTTGGCTGGGCATGGAAAAGATTAAGTGATAATGCTTTTTTAGGTTATCTGCCTAACCCTTATTCTAATTTCAATCAATTGGTTTACTCAACAACTACTTTTGACAATAACAGTCATTCGGCATTTTATTACAAACAAATAGCTGGTGGTGAAGGTGGTGGACAAATAGAGGATTTTGCCATCTGGCGTTCCAAATCAATAAGCGGATATCCTGATGATATTATTTATAACTATGGCCTTAATCCACCATCAGTTGATCCAATGCACGTAAATGTATCTTCGGCAGGCAATGAAGTTCACGTTATCTGGAAAGATAGTTTAGGAAGCAACAACGGAAATAATTTGAGGTACAGGTGGGAAAATTTAAATCCAATTGCACCACAAAATCTTACTATGTCCTCGCATAATAATCATCCTAAATTAGTTTGGCAGAAAAATCCTGAACAGGATATAGATTATTATCGTATTTATAGGAGGATCGGTTCTCTTCCCTTCACATTGCATACAACTGTTTCAGCCTCACTGCCCACTGAATATATTGACAATGAGGAAACAGTTTGCAATCCTCCTCCTGGTGCACAATGCCAGAGTGGAACAGTAGCAAAATATTATATTACCGCAGTTGATTTAACAGCTAAAGTTTCACCAGCATCAAATGAAGTAGAAGCAATTGTTCAAGGAGAGGATCCTTATAAAATTTCTGTTAATAATCCAACCGAAGTTGTTGATAACTATGAGTTAAGTCAGAACTATCCAAACCCGTTCAACCCAACGACAACAATTTCATACTCAATAAAAACTTCCGGAGAAGTTTCTTTGAAAGTTTATGATATGCTCGGGACAGAAGTAGCATCATTGGTAAATGAAAATCAAGAAGCTGGAAATTACTCAGTTACATTTAATGCTTCAAATCTGCCAAGTGGAATTTATGTTTACGCTCTTACTTCCGGCAATTTTGTCGATACAAAGAAACTTATACTGTTAAAGTAA
- a CDS encoding T9SS type A sorting domain-containing protein, whose translation MRALDNNNHYSAYSSTVMIEFLKFIHNSPGNNGSNATNKVNNSGSAALSYNYELSQNYPNPFNPTTTISYSIKNAGEVSLKVYDMLGTEVASLVNENQEAGNYSITFNAAELPSRSGSALTSGIYFYTLTSGNFMETKKLILLK comes from the coding sequence ATGAGAGCTTTAGATAATAACAATCATTATTCAGCTTATTCCTCGACCGTAATGATCGAATTTTTGAAATTCATACATAACTCTCCTGGGAATAATGGTTCGAATGCAACAAATAAAGTTAACAACTCTGGTTCTGCAGCGTTAAGTTACAACTATGAACTCAGCCAGAACTACCCCAATCCTTTTAACCCAACAACAACAATTTCATACTCAATAAAAAATGCAGGAGAAGTTTCTTTGAAAGTTTATGATATGCTCGGAACAGAAGTAGCTTCATTGGTAAATGAAAATCAAGAAGCAGGAAATTACTCAATTACTTTCAACGCAGCAGAACTTCCAAGCCGATCAGGCTCGGCATTAACGAGTGGGATTTATTTCTACACATTAACTTCAGGAAATTTTATGGAGACGAAGAAATTAATTTTGCTGAAGTAA
- the aroE gene encoding shikimate dehydrogenase: protein MRDSFLANTELIGLIGHPIKHSYSPFIQNFALEQMNLDYVYLPFDVPSENLKAAVNGVLALGLKGLNVTLPHKEKIIKFLDEVSEEASIIGAVNTIVNDHGKLMGYNTDAFGILETLLPFKEKISGAKATVIGAGGSARAVIYTLLRYFKPEEINIINRTQQKADTLANDFSLKMRYDLFHTFELFPPDNVDTLRDSKLIVNATTIGMYPEIEDTITDIDDSFNEDQIVFDLIYNPTKTKFLKTAEMQGAKVVGGLKMLIAQAAKSFKLWTGLDMPVEVIADSLQEYIKQQNV, encoded by the coding sequence GTGAGAGATTCCTTTTTAGCAAATACGGAATTAATTGGTTTGATTGGTCATCCGATTAAGCATTCATATTCTCCATTTATTCAAAATTTTGCGCTTGAACAGATGAACTTAGATTATGTGTATCTTCCTTTCGATGTTCCATCCGAAAATCTTAAAGCCGCAGTTAATGGAGTGCTTGCACTGGGTTTAAAAGGATTAAATGTAACACTTCCACACAAAGAAAAAATAATAAAGTTCCTTGATGAAGTATCTGAAGAAGCTTCAATTATAGGAGCCGTAAATACTATTGTTAATGACCATGGCAAGTTGATGGGTTATAATACTGATGCTTTTGGAATCCTGGAAACGTTACTTCCATTTAAAGAAAAAATATCTGGAGCGAAAGCAACTGTAATTGGTGCCGGCGGAAGTGCGCGAGCCGTTATTTATACTTTACTCCGTTATTTCAAACCTGAGGAAATAAATATCATAAACAGAACCCAGCAGAAAGCTGATACGCTGGCGAATGATTTTTCTTTGAAGATGCGATATGATTTGTTTCATACATTTGAACTTTTTCCGCCGGATAATGTTGATACTTTAAGGGATTCAAAACTTATTGTTAACGCTACTACAATAGGAATGTATCCTGAGATTGAAGATACAATCACGGATATTGATGATTCTTTCAATGAAGATCAAATAGTTTTCGATCTGATCTATAATCCGACTAAAACAAAATTTCTTAAAACTGCAGAGATGCAAGGAGCAAAAGTAGTGGGAGGATTAAAGATGCTTATTGCTCAGGCTGCCAAATCTTTTAAACTTTGGACAGGTCTTGATATGCCTGTTGAAGTCATAGCAGATTCACTACAGGAATACATTAAACAGCAAAATGTTTAA
- a CDS encoding T9SS type A sorting domain-containing protein, producing MNKIFFLLVFGLSAIILAQQNNFNKGYELQKFVEQGGKYEENSPNIYRLTNRIGESRTFYLGSKENIFESNADVDTTIINIWEIDTTKYSSKFTFWQQVPVANISWWLPQPVEDLNNNGRPELFGCTNTIIPNIAGPVKIFERNINDIYQDIFSYDTSTVLVKGIADFNKDENKEIIIASLVDDVFFFYPVYKCDSASVLPTTPDFFFYLDTLQINNLILGDWDNNGITDCAFTTPSIWDTTMCVISEYRDSINNFEEVFRFKSIFDSDISGFAIGDFDQDNKTELVISSGPGNVFVIENEDENEYSIVNQFPFSTPNTYMQAATKDLDGNGKPEFWIGGQDFEEGITLYQCYETDRDNSYKVVASIELRYLTSLSFTNLLQAVDIDDDNKEELIISIGNVILIIKFVGSPGNHQYKLWYAKLGEVTQLGAQFYPVSIADLNGDGKRDLLIPMEKYTPSVIYNFSYILKRDKISGIIESEIKELSFEVVRAYPNPFNSESIISFNIYETSNVQLKIFNSLGKEITTLLDKVFSPGNYNISWDARDRLGNSLPSGVYLIVLKTKNSVRTFKSLLLK from the coding sequence ATGAATAAAATATTTTTCTTACTGGTTTTTGGATTAAGTGCAATTATCCTTGCGCAGCAAAACAATTTTAACAAAGGGTATGAACTACAAAAATTTGTTGAACAGGGAGGAAAGTATGAAGAAAATTCACCAAATATTTACAGGCTAACAAACAGAATTGGAGAAAGCAGGACTTTTTATCTTGGCAGCAAAGAAAATATTTTTGAAAGTAATGCGGATGTTGATACAACAATAATAAACATTTGGGAAATAGATACAACTAAATACAGCAGCAAATTTACCTTTTGGCAACAAGTTCCTGTAGCTAATATTTCTTGGTGGTTACCTCAGCCAGTAGAAGATTTAAATAATAATGGACGACCGGAATTATTCGGATGTACAAATACAATTATACCCAATATTGCTGGGCCAGTAAAAATATTTGAGAGAAATATCAATGACATTTACCAAGATATATTTTCTTATGATACTTCTACAGTTTTAGTAAAAGGAATTGCAGATTTTAACAAAGATGAGAACAAAGAGATAATTATAGCATCATTAGTGGATGATGTTTTTTTCTTTTATCCAGTTTATAAATGTGATTCAGCAAGTGTTTTACCAACAACTCCCGATTTCTTCTTTTATTTAGACACACTCCAAATAAATAATTTAATATTGGGAGATTGGGATAATAACGGGATAACAGATTGTGCTTTTACTACTCCGAGTATTTGGGATACAACAATGTGTGTTATATCTGAATACAGAGATAGCATAAACAATTTTGAAGAAGTATTCAGATTTAAATCTATCTTTGATAGTGATATCTCTGGCTTTGCAATCGGGGATTTTGATCAGGATAATAAGACTGAACTGGTTATTAGCTCAGGTCCCGGTAATGTATTTGTAATAGAAAATGAAGATGAAAATGAGTATTCAATTGTTAATCAATTCCCATTTTCTACGCCTAATACATATATGCAAGCTGCTACAAAAGATCTTGATGGGAACGGAAAACCTGAATTCTGGATTGGCGGGCAAGATTTTGAAGAGGGAATTACTCTTTATCAATGTTATGAAACAGATAGGGATAACAGCTATAAGGTAGTTGCAAGCATTGAACTCAGATATTTGACTTCCCTTTCCTTTACTAATTTATTACAAGCAGTAGACATCGATGACGACAACAAAGAAGAATTAATTATTTCGATAGGCAATGTAATACTAATTATAAAATTTGTTGGTTCTCCCGGCAATCATCAGTATAAGCTGTGGTATGCAAAGCTCGGAGAAGTAACACAGCTCGGCGCTCAATTCTATCCTGTTTCTATTGCAGATCTTAATGGTGATGGAAAGAGAGACCTTCTTATTCCGATGGAAAAATATACACCTTCAGTTATTTATAACTTTAGCTACATACTGAAAAGAGATAAAATATCTGGAATAATTGAATCAGAGATTAAAGAACTATCCTTTGAAGTCGTTCGGGCTTATCCGAATCCCTTTAATTCAGAAAGTATTATCAGCTTCAATATTTATGAAACTTCAAACGTTCAGTTAAAAATTTTTAATTCATTAGGGAAAGAAATAACAACACTATTAGATAAGGTATTCTCTCCGGGAAATTATAATATTTCCTGGGATGCAAGGGACAGACTTGGCAATTCACTACCAAGCGGTGTTTATCTAATTGTCCTCAAGACAAAGAATTCTGTTAGAACATTTAAATCACTTTTGTTAAAATAA
- a CDS encoding T9SS type A sorting domain-containing protein gives MNKFFIVILLVMTVAQSTFAQKRSFNEFRNNPGIDVHLLQDSTFEVIDKATNDRYLKSLRAFPEEDNLSQADLILELDTLNLSYYDNLYRSYGKIPAYNAYSANYIAIDANKNNKMELYVYRFVNNSPFLDFHATQIYEQSNDSLFSLIYDFPLDSSDKFFDVGDITNDGLLDIFYRGRENSMKFFKQNTPNDLINNFNFIYNSFPPQYQPNTPTFYDIDNDINLEIIYFLDAGDGDSVWSYSNHVAKYNPQINNYELIYYHRPLPDKYTYGISTGDFDQDVKGNFGTGSIDGKFYIYEHVQGKQYMVELEDTLQTYNAYLTTFTDDMDGNGKPEIWIGGDFNSSLYGGVTRIYVFEADVPGNYEQVYQIDIRGLFAFTTGKLRFCDLDYDGKKDLFLANGDFVFGIKNNGVGSYYFDFINLLPLIDTTYSSQLIDRIDAADLDGDGTYEIVANHYLYFPSQKSAYYSVFHKRNKISEVDDNYNPILDRFDLYNNYPNPFNPETRIKFHLPSDARVSLCIYNSLGEEIKVLINETCLSGEYEIIWNGTDVNGNLVPSGIYFITMIADKYSKTIKSVLIK, from the coding sequence TTGAATAAATTTTTTATTGTGATATTATTAGTTATGACAGTAGCTCAAAGCACATTTGCACAAAAAAGGTCATTTAATGAATTCAGGAATAATCCAGGTATTGATGTCCATCTTTTGCAGGATAGCACCTTCGAAGTAATTGACAAGGCAACAAATGACCGCTACTTAAAATCTTTGCGAGCATTCCCAGAAGAAGATAATCTTAGTCAAGCAGACTTGATTTTAGAGCTAGATACACTAAATCTCAGTTACTATGATAATCTATACCGTTCCTATGGAAAAATACCAGCCTATAATGCTTACTCAGCAAATTACATTGCCATTGATGCTAATAAGAATAATAAGATGGAACTTTATGTTTATCGATTTGTCAATAATTCACCGTTTTTGGATTTTCATGCCACACAAATTTATGAGCAAAGTAATGACTCGTTATTCAGCTTGATTTATGATTTTCCGTTGGATTCATCTGATAAGTTTTTTGATGTTGGAGACATTACAAATGATGGACTGTTGGATATTTTCTATAGAGGTAGGGAAAACAGTATGAAATTTTTCAAACAGAATACACCTAATGATTTAATCAATAATTTCAATTTTATCTATAACTCCTTTCCCCCACAGTATCAACCCAACACACCAACATTTTATGATATTGATAATGATATTAATCTCGAGATAATTTATTTTCTGGATGCAGGAGATGGTGATAGTGTATGGTCATACAGCAACCACGTGGCTAAGTATAATCCTCAAATAAATAATTATGAACTTATTTATTATCATCGCCCATTACCTGATAAATATACTTATGGTATTTCAACGGGTGATTTTGATCAGGATGTGAAAGGAAATTTTGGAACCGGAAGTATAGATGGTAAATTCTATATATACGAACATGTTCAGGGAAAGCAATATATGGTTGAACTTGAAGATACACTCCAAACTTATAATGCATATCTGACCACTTTTACAGACGATATGGATGGTAACGGGAAGCCGGAGATATGGATAGGTGGTGATTTCAACAGCAGCCTTTATGGCGGTGTAACAAGAATTTACGTTTTTGAAGCTGACGTGCCCGGAAATTATGAGCAGGTTTACCAGATTGATATTCGGGGACTTTTTGCTTTTACAACAGGTAAATTGCGTTTTTGTGATCTGGACTATGATGGGAAGAAAGATCTTTTTCTTGCAAACGGAGATTTTGTTTTTGGGATTAAAAATAATGGCGTAGGTTCTTACTATTTCGATTTTATTAACCTCTTACCATTAATTGATACTACATACTCAAGTCAATTGATAGATAGAATTGATGCTGCTGATTTAGATGGTGATGGAACTTATGAAATTGTTGCAAATCATTACCTTTACTTTCCATCTCAGAAGAGTGCTTATTACTCTGTTTTTCATAAACGCAATAAGATTTCTGAAGTAGATGATAATTATAATCCTATTCTTGATAGATTTGATTTGTATAATAACTATCCAAATCCATTCAATCCTGAAACCAGGATAAAATTTCATTTACCATCGGACGCAAGAGTATCTTTATGCATTTATAATTCACTCGGGGAAGAGATAAAAGTATTAATAAATGAAACCTGCTTAAGCGGAGAATATGAAATTATCTGGAATGGAACAGATGTAAATGGAAATTTAGTTCCTTCCGGAATTTATTTCATTACAATGATTGCTGATAAATACAGCAAAACAATTAAATCAGTTTTAATTAAATAA
- a CDS encoding tetratricopeptide repeat protein, with product MNFFNEEYVFDEPSGNEKLKEQIEECKKLIDTGAVYGYLDMFDEVTQACLEHDLNEDGLYIINALLEISPYNSEYWIKKGLFLNALGYFNESIECFNKALSLNPGDTDALVDRSIAEENIGLFTQAKESLNKALSNDPNNEDALYSLGILHQHNEEFEAAIRFFNKVLKLNPDYSEAYYELGFCYENLEDYSNSLASYEKFLELEPYNPNGWYNRGVILSKMNKPEQAINSYDLAVSIRENFTSAWFNKGNILAELERYHEALECFRKSYELDSNDETTCFNIGNLYEELGDLKNALRFYSEAIKNNDAYFEAYLARGYCYDSAGKYQHALRDFNKAVTLAQDSAEAWYAKADLEYSLGKLKEAVASYIHALKISPANYDIWFTLAETYIELGEWLSALEAFDKCIVLKENDAKAIYEKAKVNFILSRTEDAIHCLKKAFELDPSIEEEFTNDYPEIKSSKLFKKLLGEN from the coding sequence ATGAATTTCTTTAATGAAGAATATGTATTTGATGAACCTTCCGGAAATGAAAAACTTAAGGAACAGATAGAAGAATGTAAAAAGCTGATAGATACTGGTGCTGTCTATGGTTATCTTGATATGTTTGACGAAGTAACTCAAGCCTGCCTCGAACATGACCTAAATGAAGATGGGTTATACATAATAAATGCGCTTCTTGAAATTTCTCCATACAATTCAGAATACTGGATTAAAAAAGGATTATTCCTGAATGCACTTGGATATTTTAATGAATCCATCGAATGTTTTAATAAAGCTTTGTCGTTGAATCCTGGCGATACTGATGCACTTGTTGACCGGTCAATTGCCGAAGAAAATATTGGTTTATTCACACAGGCAAAAGAATCATTGAATAAAGCTCTTTCAAACGATCCGAATAATGAAGATGCTCTCTACAGCCTCGGAATTCTTCATCAGCATAATGAAGAATTCGAAGCTGCAATCAGATTTTTTAATAAAGTTTTGAAACTCAATCCTGATTATTCTGAAGCATACTACGAGCTTGGCTTTTGTTATGAGAATTTGGAAGATTATTCTAACTCTTTGGCTTCTTACGAAAAATTTCTTGAGTTGGAACCATATAACCCAAACGGATGGTATAACCGTGGAGTTATTCTATCCAAGATGAACAAACCTGAACAGGCTATAAACAGCTATGATCTTGCGGTTTCTATAAGAGAAAATTTTACAAGTGCATGGTTCAACAAAGGAAATATTCTTGCTGAACTTGAGAGATACCATGAAGCACTCGAGTGTTTCAGGAAATCTTATGAACTTGATTCGAACGATGAAACAACCTGCTTTAATATTGGAAATCTTTACGAAGAACTTGGTGATTTGAAAAATGCTCTCAGGTTTTACAGTGAAGCAATAAAAAATAACGATGCTTATTTTGAAGCATATTTAGCCCGCGGTTACTGTTACGATTCAGCAGGAAAATATCAGCATGCTTTAAGAGATTTTAACAAAGCTGTTACTCTTGCTCAGGATAGTGCAGAGGCATGGTACGCAAAAGCTGATCTTGAATATTCTTTGGGCAAATTAAAAGAAGCTGTCGCAAGTTATATTCACGCATTAAAAATATCACCTGCTAATTACGATATATGGTTCACGCTTGCAGAAACTTATATAGAACTTGGTGAATGGCTGAGCGCTCTTGAAGCTTTTGATAAATGTATAGTTTTAAAGGAAAATGATGCTAAAGCTATTTATGAGAAAGCAAAGGTCAATTTTATTCTCAGCAGAACTGAGGATGCAATTCATTGTTTAAAGAAAGCATTTGAACTGGACCCAAGTATTGAAGAGGAATTTACAAATGACTATCCTGAAATAAAATCTTCCAAGCTCTTTAAGAAACTTTTAGGCGAAAACTAA
- the sucC gene encoding ADP-forming succinate--CoA ligase subunit beta, which yields MKIHEYQAKETLKKYNVPVQDGIAIKSMDEFDGVIFQLKQKGISQFVVKSQIHAGGRGKGKLYNPKNPDELILEGGVKFTTSVEKAKEIASKILGNLLVTHQTGPEGKIVKTLFITEGLDYKKELYLGILLDRAVSKNVIMVSTEGGVEIEKVAAETPEKIIKEWIDPAVGLRDYQARKLAFALGLEGSAFKSFIPFIKSLYNAYEKTDASLLEINPLVITNDDKVIALDAKMNFDDNAIYRHPEIAAYRDLDEEDPLEIEASKYNLNYIKLDGNVGCMVNGAGLAMATMDIIKLAGGEPANFLDVGGGASKETVANGFKIILSDINVKAILINIFGGIVRCDRVAQGVIDAAKEMHVAVPIVVRLEGTNAKEAGILLRESGLNFEVADSFADAAKKVTAVLKK from the coding sequence ATGAAAATACACGAATACCAGGCAAAAGAAACTTTAAAGAAATATAACGTTCCTGTCCAGGATGGAATTGCAATAAAAAGTATGGACGAATTCGATGGAGTAATCTTCCAGCTTAAGCAGAAAGGTATAAGTCAGTTTGTTGTTAAATCGCAGATTCATGCAGGCGGAAGAGGAAAAGGTAAATTATATAATCCTAAAAACCCTGATGAATTAATTCTTGAAGGCGGAGTTAAGTTCACAACTTCAGTTGAAAAAGCAAAAGAAATTGCAAGTAAGATTTTAGGTAATCTTCTTGTTACACATCAAACAGGTCCGGAAGGGAAAATTGTAAAAACACTATTCATCACTGAAGGACTCGATTACAAAAAAGAATTATATCTCGGAATTCTTCTTGATCGTGCAGTTTCTAAAAATGTAATCATGGTTTCTACTGAAGGTGGAGTAGAGATTGAAAAAGTAGCTGCGGAAACTCCCGAAAAAATTATAAAAGAATGGATTGATCCGGCAGTCGGATTGCGAGATTACCAGGCACGTAAACTTGCTTTTGCTCTTGGTCTGGAAGGAAGTGCTTTCAAAAGTTTTATACCATTCATAAAATCTCTTTATAATGCTTATGAAAAAACGGATGCTTCTTTGCTTGAAATCAATCCACTTGTGATCACGAATGATGACAAAGTTATTGCACTGGATGCAAAAATGAACTTCGATGATAATGCAATTTACCGTCATCCTGAAATTGCAGCTTACAGAGATCTTGATGAGGAAGATCCCTTGGAGATTGAAGCATCAAAGTATAATCTCAATTATATTAAACTCGATGGAAACGTTGGCTGTATGGTTAACGGCGCCGGACTTGCAATGGCAACAATGGATATTATAAAACTTGCGGGCGGTGAACCGGCAAACTTTCTTGATGTTGGCGGTGGTGCAAGCAAAGAAACAGTGGCGAACGGTTTTAAGATTATTCTCTCTGATATAAATGTTAAAGCAATTCTTATTAATATATTTGGTGGAATTGTAAGATGCGACCGGGTTGCACAGGGAGTTATTGACGCAGCAAAAGAAATGCACGTTGCTGTTCCGATTGTTGTACGGCTTGAAGGTACGAACGCAAAAGAAGCAGGAATACTTCTGAGAGAATCAGGATTAAACTTTGAAGTTGCTGATTCATTTGCTGATGCTGCGAAAAAAGTGACTGCGGTTTTGAAAAAGTAA